The following are encoded together in the Ranitomeya imitator isolate aRanImi1 chromosome 4, aRanImi1.pri, whole genome shotgun sequence genome:
- the LRTM2 gene encoding leucine-rich repeat and transmembrane domain-containing protein 2, which produces MREPRRRFPCRWGPTSFLFCSLSLCAASSFFTCPSSCTCNGSSMEVDCSGRGLTSVPMDIPQDTRILLLLNNRISSLSGGPFSNLTSLHRLDLSNNYLDQLPPQVFGDLVNLTEIRLRNNSIRGVERELLQGLPQLRRLDLSLNFLSLLPSGLFDDLPSLHWLSLRSNRLQSLERLTFEPLGGLENIQLGDNPWECDCNLRDFKHWMEWFSYRGGKIDELQCTLPKELRGRDIRMVPVEMFSYCSHLEDENNSGPADRPASPCAKTSPAHAEPEPSPECPQKQRYRPASVRRAIGTVIIAGVVCGVVCIMMVVAAAYGCIYASLMAKYHRELKKRQPLMGDAEGEQEEQRQISSVA; this is translated from the exons TCCTCTTCTGCTCGCTGTCTCTGTGTGCCGCCTCATCCTTCTTCACCTGCCCGTCATCTTGCACCTGTAACGGCAGCAGCATGGAGGTGGACTGCAGCGGACGAGGACTCACATCTGTCCCCATGGACATCCCCCAGGACACACGAATCCTCCTGCTCCTCAACAACCGGATAAGCTCCTTGTCTGGAGGCCCCTTCTCCAATCTGACGTCTTTGCACCGCTTGGACCTCTCCAACAATTACCTGGACCAGCTGCCGCCGCAGGTATTTGGGGACCTGGTGAACCTTACGGAGATACGCCTGCGCAACAACAGCATACGCGGCGTGGAGCGTGAGCTCCTCCAGGGGCTGCCGCAGCTTCGTCGGCTGGACCTTTCCCTCAATTTCTTGTCCTTACTGCCCTCGGGACTATTTGACGACCTACCCAGCCTGCACTGGTTGTCCCTACGCTCCAATCGTCTGCAGAGCCTGGAGCGGCTGACCTTCGAACCTCTCGGCGGATTGGAGAACATTCAGCTCGGTGACAATCCGTGGGAGTGCGACTGCAACCTTCGAGACTTCAAGCACTGGATGGAGTGGTTCTCTTACCGAG GGGGAAAAATTGATGAGCTGCAGTGTACCCTTCCGAAGGAGCTGCGGGGGAGGGACATACGCATGGTCCCCGTGGAGATGTTCAGCTACTGCTCACACTTAGAGGATGAGAACAACTCAGGGCCTGCTGATAGGCCGGCTTCGCCCTGCGCTAAAACAAGCCCCGCCCATGCAGAGCCAGAACCAAGTCCAGAGTGTCCTCAAAAACAGAGGTACCGTCCTGCTAGCGTCCGGCGAGCTATCGGCACTGTGATCATTGCTGGAGTGGTCTGTGGTGTGGTCTGCATCATGATGGTGGTTGCAGCGGCTTACGGGTGCATCTACGCCTCTCTAATGGCAAAGTACCACCGAGAGTTGAAAAAACGCCAGCCCCTCATGGGCGACGCAGAAGGAGAACAGGAAGAGCAGAGGCAGATTTCATCTGTGGCCTGA